In one Cercospora beticola chromosome 1, complete sequence genomic region, the following are encoded:
- a CDS encoding uncharacterized protein (BUSCO:EOG09260VTN), whose product MAYDVPMPGSLKRKRRRRLDKPAISARLYLDSGLKGEVGVISSDLEEDLFPGDGTEQDGQVNKPYHAAITLWTPNASPSESSWTILPVRGQNLKEKPLPASTIRFPAGAHGTQSFVRIVQALAPNKTLRQNSAVEVRVSDVLPIPLDTVFVTVETEAIQKLEDVQKRYRGGFANGPTQAARKAGKRAVTEGQEDGSSAEDADSKAKLLVNEALGNVQIVHAEDFLPLALAHPVTHTPAPPARILACEPVSQGVISESTQIVIVPSSDKRASNFGNKAVLSPRLDEESGDESAEVFFSAQEENSPAKPIVISKSTTDMSNSEDMFDSSAEESNLSDDSDDMISLAKPGLADAPSGLSSALTSATPRPFGALNRGISTPGSVFSNMTATTIRGGQAVRNKVFRAQALLERLPTELLHPKPTADEDDEARVYVEATALARLGCFSGDWVKIEPAESHILPSFSAFGQLDDSASLARPVKVYTLPESLSRKPARYQVNVRGGRRDSISSLVTASANVATIHLSPILLANLGDPTNISMTTIAANKRATLKRPMTPRPPSTSARMPPTASEVTLRKVVTPISTERSLNNALFANLKQYFEERQRIVRPGDLLAVPIDESLGRSVYEGEVEQDGSSTGALLSHLGPLNDVRDHGGRRNVAWFTIEGVSVSNADDQDAQEADAWGDAASIDPSKMTMRQSGDDRRKLPSASSNPWQYYLGVRKVQAKSASANAVGGLPEAVQPYISPLQRRLRELMAVSISPRAVHLGMPPLTVLVTSTQRNIGKASTIERACADLGMHFFLIDAHDIVSEGGAGVDTQVQGLLEARCERALDCGADLTAICVSHLEQLSGDKAAASLKSVLETARVLVATTTDIDKVPDSVRGLFTHEMEMSAPDEGEREGILRDVITESGLPVAPEVDLSSIAVKTAALVAGDLVDVVDRAIVAKSERLETLAHSKGGAVQAPITIKDIQLAGGAAATSVIPADFETAVELARKNFADAIGAPKIPNVQWSDVGGLTHVKEAVVETIQLPLSRPELFAKGLKKRSGILFYGPPGTGKTLLAKAIATEFSLNFFSVKGPELLNMYIGESEANVRRVFQRARDARPCCVFFDELDSVAPKRGNQGDSGGVMDRIVSQLLAELDGMSDGDEGGGGVFVIGATNRPDLLDQALLRPGRFDKMLYLGISDTHEKQATILQALTRKFTLDPSVSLPRVAEALPFTFTGADLYALCSDAMLKAVTRSAREVDQRVSAVNAERETRGQGKISVGYYFDHYGTDKDINVMVTEEDFTMARKDLVPSVSLDELQHYERVRSMFEGATKKQDNAAQEAPSAPPQPGPNGTRNARSQALEAMKRAQRGNGPATNGTASSAAQHSGSNNAQQDDDDDFVIRTDRLTLNSTNNTHHNIGSPTKSSPSKGKGKGKSREPVVDGEHQQRQDLPVNGNGNAGVDEDLYD is encoded by the exons ATGGCCTACGACGTGCCCATGCCAGGCTCGCTCAAGCGGAAGCGGCGGAGACGGCTGGACAAGCCGGCCATCTCTGCCAGACTCTACCTCGACAGCGGCCTGAAAGGGGAGGTCGGAGTCATCTCGAGCGATTTGGAGGAGGACCTGTTCCCGGGGGATGGAACAGAACAGGACGGCCAAGTGAATAAGCCTTACCATGCTGCCATCACGCTGTGGACTCCAAATGCCTCGCCCTCCGAATCGAGCTGGACTATCCTGCCCGTCCGGGGCCAAAACCTCAAGGAGAAGCCTTTGCCTGCTTCCACGATTCGCTTTCCTGCCGGCGCGCATGGAACGCAGAGCTTCGTGAGGATCGTCCAAGCTCTAGCGCCGAACAAAACGTTGCGACAGAACAGTGCGGTGGAGGTCAGAGTCAGCGATGTATTACCGATTCCATTGGACACCGTGTTCGTCACAGTCGAGACCGAGGCGATccagaagctcgaagatgtGCAAAAGAGATATCGAGGTGGCTTCGCGAACGGTCCTACACAAGCGGCGCGGAAAGCTGGAAAGCGTGCAGTCAccgaagggcaagaagacggTTCTTCAGCGGAAGACGCGGATTCCAAGGCAAAATTGTTGGTGAACGAGGCTTTGGGCAACGTGCAAATCGTACACGCCGAAgacttcttgccattggcgCTTGCACACCCCGTCACACATACACCGGCTCCTCCTGCACGCATTCTGGCGTGCGAGCCAGTCTCGCAGGGCGTCATATCCGAATCTACCCAGATTGTGATCGTACCTTCCTCAGACAAACGAGCCAGCAACTTCGGCAACAAAGCTGTTCTGAGTCCAAGACTTGATGAAGAGTCAGGCGATGAGAGCGCAGaagtcttcttctctgccCAGGAGGAGAATTCACCCGCAAAGCCAATTGTCATATCCAAGTCCACCACCGATATGTCGAACTCTGAAGACATGTTCGATTCAAGCGCTGAGGAGAGCAATTTGTCTGACGATTCTGACGATATGATTTCCCTTGCGAAGCCGGGGCTTGCCGATGCTCCCTCTGGACTCAGCTCAGCTTTGACTTCTGCCACGCCCCGTCCTTTTGGAGCTCTCAATCGTGGTATCAGCACGCCTGGGTCCGTATTCTCCAACATGACAGCAACCACAATCCGAGGTGGTCAAGCTGTGCGAAACAAAGTCTTCCGGGCACAGGCTTTGCTCGAGCGTTTGCCAACGGAGCTGCTCCACCCAAAGCCTActgctgacgaagatgatgaggcaAGAGTGTACGTCGAAGCAACGGCTTTGGCTCGTTTAGGGTGCTTTTCAGGCGACTGGGTCAAAATCGAGCCTGCGGAAAGCCACATACTCCCAAGCTTCAGCGCTTTCGGACAATTGGATGATTCTGCATCGCTTGCCCGTCCTGTCAAAGTGTATACGCTCCCTGAGAGCCTGTCAAGGAAGCCAGCCCGGTACCAAGTGAACGTCAGGGGTGGGAGGAGAGATAGCATCTCTTCACTTGTGACAGCGTCAGCGAACGTTGCTACCATACACCTCTCACCAATCCTCTTGGCCAATTTGGGCGATCCAACAAACATCAGCATGACCACTATTGCGGCAAACAAACGCGCAACTCTCAAGAGGCCTATGACGCCGCGACCGCCATCTACCTCCGCTCGTATGCCGCCCACGGCATCCGAGGTCACCCTGCGCAAAGTGGTCACGCCGATTTCAACAGAACGGTCGCTGAACAACGCTCTGTTTGCGAATCTCAAACAGTACTTTGAAGAGAGACAGCGCATCGTCAGGCCAGGTGACTTGCTGGCGGTTCCAATTGACGAGTCATTGGGCCGATCAGTATATGAGGGAGAAGTTGAACAGGACGGGAGCAGCACTGGCGCTCTGCTATCTCACCTTGGACCTCTCAACGACGTTCGGGATCACGGTGGCAGGAGAAATGTCGCGTGGTTCACCATCGAAGGCGTCAGCGTCTCAAATGCAGATGATCAGGATGCGCAAGAGGCCGACGCTTGGGGCGATGCAGCATCAATTGACCCATCCAAGATGACTATGCGGCAATCTGGGGATGATAGACGCAAGTTGCCGTCAGCATCGAGCAATCCATGGCAATACTACCTCGGCGTGCGCAAAGTGCAAGCCAAGTCTGCTTCAGCGAACGCAGTCGGTGGTCTCCCTGAAGCTGTGCAGCCTTACATCTCGCCCCTCCAACGACGTCTTCGAGAGCTGATGGCGGTGTCAATAAGTCCTCGCGCCGTTCACCTAGGAATGCCACCTCTGACAGTGCTTGTCACCTCGACGCAGCGCAACATCGGCAAGGCCAGCACTATTGAGCGCGCTTGTGCTGACCTTGGGATGCACTTCTTTCTGATCGACGCGCACGATATTGTGTCAGAAGGTGGCGCTGGTGTCGACACTCAGGTACAAGGGTTATTGGAGGCTCGATGCGAACGGGCGCTCGATTGTGGAGCAGATCTCACGGCTATTTGCGTCTCTCATCTGGAACAATTAAGTGGTGACAAGGCAGCTGCGTCTTTGAAGAGCGTCTTGGAGACAGCGCGGGTCCTGGTCGCCACCACGACTGATATCGACAAAGTACCAGATTCTGTGCGTGGCCTCTTCACCCACGAAATGGAGATGTCCGCGCCAGATGAGGGCGAGCGAGAAGGTATCCTCAGAGATGTCATTACTGAATCTGGTCTGCCAGTCGCGCCCGAGGTAGACTTGTCATCAATTGCAGTAAAGACTGCGGCTCTGGTGGCAGGAGATTTGGTGGATGTCGTGGACCGCGCGATCGTTGCTAAGTCGGAGCGTCTCGAGACGTTGGCTCACTCCAAAGGCGGCGCTGTGCAAGCACCCATCACTATCAAGGACATTCAGCTTGCCGgcggtgctgctgccacctcAGTCATTCCTGCTGATTTTGAGACTGCTGTAGAGCTGGCTCGTAAGAATTTTGCTGACGCAATTGGTGCTCCCAAGATTCCGAACGTCCAGTGGTCAGACGTCGGAGGCCTTACCCATGTCAAGGAGGCTGTCGTTGAGACTATTCAGCTGCCATTGTCCCGGCCTGAGTTATTTGCCAAAGGTCTCAAGAAACGCAGTGGTATCCTGTTCTATGGACCACCGGGTACTGGTAAAACGCTGCTGGCgaaagctatcgctacgGAATTCAGcctcaacttcttctctgtTAAAGGACCGGAACTGCTCAACATGTACATCGGAGAATCAGAAGCCAACGTGCGACGCGTCTTTCAGAGAGCTCGTGATGCTCGCCCTTGCTGTGTCTTTTTCGACGAATTGGACTCTGTTGCTCCAAAGCGTGGCAACCAGGGCGATAGCGGTGGTGTCATGGACAGAATCGTGTCCCAATTGCTTGCTGAGCTCGACGGCATGAGCGACGGAGATgagggcggaggaggcgtttTCGTCATTGGTGCGACCAACAGACCTGACCTGCTCGACCAAGCGTTGCTGCGTCCCGGACGTTTTGACAAGATGCTCTATCTTGGCATCAGCGATACTCATGAGAAGCAGGCCACCATTCTGCAAGCGCTGACGAGAAA ATTCACGCTTGACCCATCGGTCTCGCTACCTCGGGTCGCCGAAGCTCTGCCGTTCACGTTCACCGGAGCTGACTTGTATGCGCTCTGCTCAGACGCGATGCTCAAAGCGGTCACGCGTTCAGCTCGCGAGGTTGATCAGCGCGTAAGTGCTGTAAATGCGGagagagagactagaggacAAGGCAAAATCTCCGTCGGCTACTACTTCGACCACTATGGAACTGACAAGGATATCAATGTCATGGTCACTGAGGAAGACTTCACCATGGCTCGCAAGGACCTCGTGCCTAGCGTCAGTCTTGATGAGCTGCAGCACTACGAGCGCGTGAGAAGCATGTTCGAGGGCGCTACCAAGAAGCAAGACAATGCTGCTCAGGAAGCGCCATCTGCGCCGCCTCAACCTGGACCAAATGGGACGAGAAATGCTCGCAGTCAAGCTTTGGAAGCCATGAAGCGTGCTCAGCGAGGAAATGGACCGGCCACGAACGGTACTGCTTCATCGGCTGCACAACACAGCGGCTCGAATAATGCTCaacaagacgacgacgacgactttgTCATCCGCACTGATCGTTTAACGCTGAACAGTACGAACAATACTCATCACAATATTGGCAGCCCAACAAAATCTTCGCCGAGCAAGGGCAAGGGCAAAGGAAAATCTCGCGAACCTGTTGTGGATGGCGAGCACCAGCAACGACAAGACCTCCCTGTCAATGGAAATGGGAATGCAGGAGTTGACGAGGATCTCTATGATTGA
- a CDS encoding uncharacterized protein (BUSCO:EOG09263C1V) gives MLPMPGAPSSSWQLTKARLAAKFEGASARVCIAFWLFGLINNIFYVIILTAALDLVGPSIPKATVLLSCIIPGLATKIVTPYFIHLVPYHLRIIVFVGLATCGMLAVALSPSTTDAGSISSKIAGIVLANISSGAGEVNFLALTHFYGPFSLASWSSGTGAAGLVGAGAYTLATTTLGFSVHATLLSSCVLGFAMLGSYFLLLPLGPLKVTHRKESQYQRVAAEEEDADVDTSQTGRLDPPGVRPSSPAYGHRANWLSKGLADLRSKLIRAQSLVIPYMLPLFLVYLAEYTINQGVAPTLLFRLDESPFKEYREFYPTYGTIYQLGVFISRSSLPFIRIRSLYIPTWLQVLNLLALTAQALWPFIPTVWFIFAIILWEGLLGGLVYVSTFAAVREDVSEDEREFSLGAVSVSDSAGIFCAGILGAGMETALCQWQVSHGRDWCRQR, from the exons ATGCTCCCGATGCCTGGCGCGCCGAGTTCGTCGTGGCAGTTGACCAAAGCCCGTCTGGCGGCAAAGTTCGAGGGTGCTTCGGCGCGCGTGTGCATCGCCTTCTGGTTGTTCG GCCTGATCAACAACATCTTCTATGTCATCATCCTAACCGCCGCGCTCGACCTCGTCGGCCCGTCCATCCCCAAAGCCACCGTGCTGCTCAGCTGTATCATACCAGGCCTCGCGACCAAGATCGTAACGCCCTACTTCATTCATCTCGTCCCATACCACCTccgcatcatcgtcttcgtagGCCTTGCAACATGTGGCATGCTGGCTGTCGCGCTGTCGCCCAGCACGACAGACGCTGGCAGCATCAGTAGCAAGATTGCTGGCATCGTGCTGGCCAATATCAGTTCAGGCGCGGGGGAAGTCAACTTCCTCGCCTTGACGCACTTCTATGGGCCCTTCAGTCTGGCAAGCTGGAGCTCGGGCACGGGAGCAGCAGGTCTGGTGGGAGCAGGAGCGTACACTTTGGCAACCACGACCCTGGGCTTCAGCGTCCACGCGACATTGCTGTCCAGCTGCGTCTTGGGCTTTGCCATGCTGGGATCCTACTTCCTGCTCTTACCCCTAGGCCCGCTCAAGGTCACACACCGCAAGGAATCTCAATACCAGCGCGTAGcagccgaagaggaggatgcagATGTCGACACGTCACAAACGGGTCGGCTGGATCCGCCAGGTGTccggccttcttcgccagcatATGGTCACCGCGCGAATTGGCTATCGAAAGGACTTGCCGATCTCAGGTCCAAGTTGATTCGTGCTCAGAGCCTGGTGATCCCGTACATGCTGCCACTTTTCCTGGTCTATCTAGCAGAATACACCATCAACCAAGGCGTGGCGCCCACACTTCTGTTTCGACTGGACGAATCGCCATTCAAAGAGTATCGAGAGTTCTATCCCACATATGGCACGATCTACCAGCTCGGCGTCTTCATCTCGCGGTCGTCATTACCCTTCATTCGAATTCGGAGCTTGTACATCCCAACATGGCTTCAAGTTCTCAACCTCCTTGCTCTGACAGCACAAGCGTTGTGGCCTTTCATTCCCACTGTCTGGTTCATATTCGCCATCATACTGTGGGAAGGACTTCTTGGCGGTCTGGTTTATGTCAGCACCTTCGCTGCCGTGCGTGAGGATGTCTCGGAAGACGAGCGGGAGTTCTCCTTGGGCGCCGTATCAGTGTCAGATAGCGCGGGCATCTTCTGCGCGGGCATACTCGGAGCCGGTATGGAGACAGCACTCTGTCAATGGCAAGTCAGTCATGGCAGAGACTGGTGTAGGCAACGCTGA
- a CDS encoding uncharacterized protein (BUSCO:EOG09263R4M) — MINELVLAKTSKLDRTSPWTLQLTLELHLIGLYHRSYCNNLASPEFTMRTSRISKDTARIVNALTPPRRAAAQHALRRFTNGDADQTSTASTTSDTELTDPATLSPGASEPASNGSARKRKRGNTATSATTLSVQSTTEVRRSPRKAPKLEKPEDDEDEEEDDKAGLAAGGPVKRIRKARRQPSKKIKSEDGTVQVEPPANWEQLYNLTSEMRKNIVAPVDTMGCESLAEKDRSPIDQRLQTLIALMLSSQTKDTVTAVAMKNLQEGLPGGFNLDALLNISPEDLNSMINKVGFHNNKTKFIKQVAVILKEKFNSDIPDSIGGLVSLPGVGPKMAYLTMSAAWGKDEGIGVDVHVHRITNLWGWHKTNNPEQTRLELESWLPKEKWHEINHLLVGLGQTVCLPIGRRCGECDLGVRGVCPGAVAGSPKKRRVKKEVEIEVKKEEVVVKKEEETVVEADDQAAVVNIKSEDLGEVEMEVGLQGSRIPDIEDIAAMR, encoded by the coding sequence ATGATCAATGAGTTAGTCCTTGCCAAAACGAGTAAACTCGATCGCACCTCTCCTTGGACCCTGCAGCTTACCCTTGAGCTGCACCTCATTGGACTGTACCATCGTTCCTATTGCAACAACCTCGCTTCACCAGAATTCACGATGCGTACGTCACGTATATCCAAAGATACGGCACGCATTGTCAATGCGCTGACACCACCAAGAAGAGCTGCCGCGCAGCATGCCTTGCGAAGATTCACCAATGGCGATGCGGACCAAACGAGCACCGCTTCGACAACGTCCGACACCGAGCTCACCGATCCAGCGACGCTGAGCCCCGGGGCATCGGAGCCTGCATCGAATGGCTCCGCACGAAAGAGAAAGCGTGGAAATACCGCGACTTCTGCGACCACGCTAAGCGTACAATCCACGACCGAAGTCCGCAGATCGCCACGCAAGGCCCCCAAGCTTGAGAAAccagaggatgacgaggatgaagaggaggacgacaAAGCCGGGTTAGCAGCAGGAGGGCCAGTCAAAAGGATACGCAAAGCCAGACGTCAACCctccaagaagatcaagagcgAAGATGGTACAGTCCAAGTCGAGCCACCCGCAAACTGGGAGCAACTCTACAACCTCACATCAGAAATGCGCAAAAACATTGTGGCCCCAGTCGATACAATGGGCTGCGAGTCTCTCGCCGAGAAGGATCGTTCCCCCATAGACCAACGTCTTCAAACTCTGATAGCACTTATGCTCTCTTCTCAAACCAAAGACACAGTAACAGCCGTCGCAATGAAGAATCTCCAAGAAGGCCTACCCGGGGGTTTCAATCTCGACGCTCTCCTCAACATCTCGCCCGAGGATCTGAACTCCATGATCAACAAAGTCGGCTTCCACAACAACAAAACCAAATTCATCAAACAAGTCGCTGTAATCCTGAAAGAGAAATTCAATAGCGACATCCCTGATTCCATCGGAGGACTCGTTTCTCTTCCAGGTGTAGGTCCCAAAATGGCGTATTTGACCATGTCAGCCGCGTGGGGCAAAGATGAAGGCATTGGAGTAGATGTTCATGTGCATCGGATTACGAATTTGTGGGGCTGGCATAAGACGAATAATCCGGAACAGACGAGGCTGGAGTTGGAGAGTTGGTtgccgaaggagaagtggCATGAGATCAATCACTTGTTGGTTGGCTTGGGGCAGACGGTTTGTTTGCCTATTGGGAGGAGGTGTGGGGAGTGTGATTTGGGAGTGCGAGGAGTTTGTCCTGGGGCTGTGGCGGGCagtccgaagaagaggagggtgaagaaggaggttgAGATTGAGgtcaagaaagaggaggttgtggtgaagaaggaggaggagactGTTGTGGAGGCGGATGATCAGGCCGCTGTTGTCAATATCAAGTCCGAGGATTTAGGGGAGGTGGAAATGGAGGTGGGATTGCAGGGGAGCCGAATACCAGACATTGAAGACATTGCGGCTATGCGATAG
- a CDS encoding uncharacterized protein (MEROPS:MER0211636) — MVLQDTSTDGVSEISERGIEYKKDKAIAYARQAEKLGILRIDQEDENSASTQAVEAKWVTPFDPVVETAEGQRLPGISVEEAKKLNRLRDEARGLTARSPPESALREGKDGTTHGIQHADGDSGKQNEASDAPLRESVPNSTTNPLFPPLPLYGPPTVRRTIQCMFFRATSAVLSLCFLLAIVCGAIVDAVPKILEGTTKKAMLQDPKKQRPFYAEERQRQQERTEAEQAWLKSKRCSQTPSGEKGIPQDGEFVPTEGGPDPLTTDVAYYARRVGLDAEIHEVQTEDGFLIELIHIINPRDYTASPSQSHGPQGPEVFHTDRDDTGFFKAGSDSNGTKKYPVLMMHGLLQSAGAFCCNDDDSLAFYLAKSGYDVWLGNNRCGFNPKHTSLSYGDPRMWCWNIRQMGIMDLPALISRVLAETGFPKLALIAHSQGTTQTLVALAKEQRPDIGEKISVFCALAPAAYAGPLIGKFYFKIMRAVNPAFFRMIFGIHSFIPIMMEAHKYLPAKPYSWMGYHVFSYLFSWSDARWDRGLRDRMFQFAPSYVSSESMRWWLGRECFAKQKCILATREEARLEDQEDEEDDEIIRKYYVDREPHVTERRKLQRNISSYHCQKLTHQHHDATRGKFAWYNSQFPPLALWVAGADDLVDGRRLLRRFDRGREPHVRVVHKKIIEGYEHLDVIWAMDAIEKVGKEVREVVWRTADAQAHKICRVPVGCTNPVEQDPDPEDVPMINSGGRKRMNSMNEINGSREKVPQSNGSTVQIDQTRGWQKSQRNYEETIGEVDELAEDDSKKLNRTFSEGEFKDIEEKPNPLG, encoded by the coding sequence ATGGTGCTCCAGGATACGTCCACCGATGGAGTCTCTGAGATCTCGGAACGAGGCATCGAAtacaagaaggacaaggcgATAGCGTATGCGCGACAGGCCGAGAAGCTGGGAATCCTGAGAATTGATCAAGAAGATGAGAATAGCGCTTCCACACAGGCTGTCGAGGCGAAGTGGGTTACACCTTTCGATCCGGTCGTGGAGACAGCGGAAGGCCAACGACTGCCGGGAATATCTGTCGAAGAGGCGAAGAAACTCAACAGACTGAGAGACGAGGCTCGAGGGCTGACGGCGCGTTCGCCTCCGGAAAGTGCATTGCGTGAAGGCAAAGACGGGACGACACATGGCATACAACATGCCGATGGAGACAGTGGAAAGCAAAACGAGGCAAGTGATGCGCCTCTGCGAGAGTCTGTTCCAAATTCGACCACAAATCCGCTCTTTCCGCCCCTGCCACTGTATGGACCACCTACTGTAAGGAGGACGATCCAATGCATGTTCTTTCGGGCCACTTCCGCAGTGTTATCGCTTTGCTTCTTGCTGGCGATTGTGTGTGGCGCAATTGTAGATGCAGTCCCAAAAATTCTGGAAGGGACGACCAAGAAAGCGATGCTGCAGGATCCCAAGAAGCAGAGACCTTTTTACGCAGAGGAAcggcagaggcagcaggaACGAACAGAGGCCGAGCAGGCGTGGTTGAAATCCAAGCGATGCTCTCAAACTCCATCTGGTGAGAAGGGCATTCCACAGGATGGTGAGTTTGTGCCGACCGAAGGCGGACCAGATCCACTTACTACTGACGTGGCCTACTACGCACGTCGTGTCGGTCTCGATGCCGAAATACACGAAGTCCAGACGGAGGACGGCTTTCTGATTGAGCTTATTCACATCATAAACCCCAGAGACTACACGGCTTCTCCGTCGCAGAGCCACGGGCCTCAAGGGCCAGAGGTCTTTCACACGGATCGTGACGATACTGGTTTCTTCAAAGCCGGCAGCGATTCCAATGGTACCAAGAAATACCCAGTCTTGATGATGCATGGACTACTACAGTCCGCTGGTGCCTTCTGCTGCAACGACGATGATTCACTTGCTTTCTACTTGGCCAAATCAGGGTACGATGTTTGGCTTGGCAACAACCGCTGCGGGTTCAATCCGAAACATACTTCGCTCTCCTATGGCGACCCCAGAATGTGGTGCTGGAACATAAGACAAATGGGCATTATGGACTTGCCCGCTCTCATCAGTCGCGTGTTGGCCGAGACGGGATTTCCTAAACTCGCGCTAATCGCGCACAGCCAAGGAACCACTCAAACGCTCGTCGCGCTTGCAAAGGAGCAGCGACCTGATATTGGCGAGAAGATCTCAGTATTCTGCGCTCTTGCCCCTGCTGCATACGCTGGTCCCTTGATCGGCAAGTTCTACTTCAAGATTATGCGAGCAGTGAACCCGGCATTCTTTCGGATGATCTTCGGCATCCATTCGTTCATCCCAATCATGATGGAGGCTCACAAATATTTGCCGGCGAAGCCATATTCGTGGATGGGGTACCACGTCTTCAGTTACCTCTTCAGCTGGTCTGACGCAAGGTGGGACAGAGGCCTACGCGATCGTATGTTTCAGTTTGCTCCTTCGTATGTGAGCTCTGAAAGCATGCGGTGGTGGCTCGGCAGAGAATGTTTTGCGAAGCAGAAGTGCATATTGGCGACTCGCGAGGAAGCGAGGCTTGAAGAccaggaagatgaagaagacgatgagatcATTCGAAAGTACTACGTTGACCGCGAGCCTCACGTTACGGAGCGAAGAAAATTGCAGCGCAATATCTCAAGTTACCATTGCCAGAAGCTCACTCATCAGCACCATGACGCTACGAGAGGCAAATTCGCATGGTATAATTCCCAATTCCCGCCCTTGGCCCTCTGGGTTGCTGGCGCTGACGATCTCGTTGATGGGCGGCGTTTGCTCCGCCGTTTTGACAGAGGAAGAGAACCTCATGTTAGAGTGGTGCACAAGAAGATCATCGAGGGGTACGAGCATTTGGATGTCATTTGGGCTATGGATGCCATCGAAAAGGTCGGCAAGGAAGTACGTGAAGTCGTCTGGCGCACAGCAGATGCCCAGGCCCATAAGATTTGCCGTGTGCCCGTTGGCTGCACGAACCCGGTCGAACAAGACCCGGATCCGGAAGATGTCCCGATGATCAACTCAGGTGGCCGCAAGCGAATGAATAGTATGAACGAGATTAATGGATCTCGAGAGAAAGTTCCACAATCGAATGGTTCGACGGTTCAGATAGACCAGACCAGAGGCTGGCAGAAGAGTCAGCGCAATTATGAGGAGACCATAGGCGAAGTCGATGAGCTCGCCGAGGACGACAGCAAGAAGTTGAATAGGACTTTCTCAGAAGGAGAGTTCAAGGACATAGAAGAGAAGCCGAACCCACTGGGATAG